TTCTGCAGTGCCCAGTACTTTTCGAAGAAACGTTACCTAATGTACCCAGTAACGCTGTGCTAGTGGAAGTGGCACCTCATGGTCTACTACAGGCTATCTTGAAACGCTCGCTGCCAGAAGACTGCAGAAACATCGCTCTCACCAGGCGCAAGCATGCTGATAACACTTTCTTGCTTCTTGATGCCATTGGCAAGTAAGTATAGTAAAAGAGATATTTCAAATTCTATACATTCTTCATTTTAGGATTTTAGCCATTTGTGGATTTTGATCGACGATGACCATTAATTCTCTCTTCCATCAATTGACTTTTCGTAACTCGTTTCCTAAAACTAATCTCACAATTTATTACAGATTGTACATGGAAGGATACAACCCTAAGGTCGATGTTCTATATCCTAAAGTTGAGATGCCCGTATCTACCGGGACACCTCTCCTATCTCATCTTAGTGAATGGGCACATACAGAGAAATGGTTAGTATTCAATTCAAATtgttatctttttttaaatgcttcataattataatgtaatcgTTTTTGGAATCAGATGTAAATTAACTTGTGTCTTTTCCTTTTCAGGGCTATGCCACTATACCGAACTGCTGCCAGAAAAATCGCTCCTGTGTGTAATTTCAAGATATCACTTCACGATTTAGAGAATGAATATTTACGTGGAAACATTATTAGAGGtagtttatgatatttataaacacataaactatttttttaatttcagtcataatataggtattaatgcatcatttattttttttttcagaaaaaactGTGTACCCATTTGCGGCTGCACTTGTTGCAGTGTGGGATACTCTCGCCATGCTGATAAATGTGCCTAAAAAGGAACTTTCTGTTGAATTCCACGATGTACAGCTGAACGTGCAGCCTGCGTTGCATGAACAGAGTCAGCTAAGACTCAGTGTAACTGTGCAAAGAGGCACTGGAAAATTCGAGGTATGTTTGCAAGCAAGCTAAGTGTGATAGTAATCAACGTCACTTATTTTTTAGCctactaataataatgtaattttttaggTCCTAGACGATAACATCAAAATAGCTACAGGAACTATTACTTCATCAAAGTGCAGTGATGTTACCaaacatgaaaatgaaaacaatgAGACACCTAAAGATATGAATCTCTCTAGCTCCGAGATTTATGCCTTGCTTAAAGATCGCGATTACTCTTACAGGTAAAacattaaatcaaatatatGTGCACATAACATGATTAATGAATGAACTACCGCAACAATTTAATCTCAAATATTGCATTAGTAAAAcaactgatttattttttcttcagtGGAGAGTTCCAAAGTATTGAACAAGCAAATTCATCTCTGAATGAAGCAAACCTTGTGTGGCGGAACAACTGGGTCACGCTCATTGACGGTATGATGCAGCTGAATGTGTTGCGACAGTCACATGACACTGTCTCGAATCCAACACACATCCGAAGAATCTGTATTAATGTTGATAAGCATACTGAAACCGTGGGAGCCTTACCCAAGGGAGCGTCGACACTTAAAGCTGAAATCAATGAAACATATGACTTCACCAGGTAAAACAGAAAACTGATGGAAATCGAACATTTCTGAGATTTTTTCTTCACAAACAtgatttaaaacgtttttattcaaCAGATGTGGTGGCATCATGATTGAAGACATCAGATTCCAGAATTTGCCTGCGCTCGCCAATAACAAAATGGAATTACAATCTTTGCAGTTCATCCAAAATGGACAGACAAATCTCGATGTAAGTAGATTTCTATTcacaaattaaacataataaaattgcgcctaaagatataataatttatacaataattaataattctaggTTGCGACGTCATTGCTGGTATTCCTGCAAATAGTTGCCGAAAACATCAACAAGCAAGTTCTTAAAATCGTTGGCATAACTAATTGTTCTACCGAAGGATCTGTATTCGACctcataaaaaatatcgatacaaATGCATTCGGTGTGAACATTCAATACGAACAAGTAAACCAGCAGTCCAGTATGAAGAATCGTGATTTAATAAACGAGGCAGACGCTGTGCTGATCAACAACTTATCTACGGATGAACACGTAAGATATGaaacgtttaatataaaatttgaaaatatgatattttaatgataagtCGAACTAATGAACTAACACACTTATTCTTACACTTAACAGGTGTGTCAACAACTGCATAACGTGCTGAAGCCAAACGTGTTCATAATTAGTGAAGAAGACAAGATGTTTGGCAACAGGACTCGTCCTTCGTCTTTGTACCGTGTACTATCGACCCTTTCTGGTGACCGCTCCAGTCAGTCGCGGCTGCAGTTGATCCGCTGGAGACCTACACCATCTGCACCAGTCGGCACAGCAGTCACTGTCCGCTCACCAACTGACTACGCGTTGCTGAGCTCAGCGCGCGCCAACCTTCCCTCCACTCATCGCCTCTTAGTCTTCAGCTCATACCCAGCACCCACTGGCCTTAAAAACCTAATACAGTCGTGGAGGAATGAAGCTGATCGTAATATGGTTCAATTAGTTATGGTCAACAATGAAGGCGGCAATTTATTCGTCGATGAACTTCCGGAAATTGACCTGGCTTTCAGTGTCGTAGATCAAGTGAGTACACTAATGCGTGGAAACATTCCGTTCTTATAAATGCTAATATATAGCAATCAGAACTacgactttttttttttttttttttttttatctagcctatttctgtgtcccactgctgagcaaaggcctctcccctagacttccagacccctcggtcgcttgctgcttccggccaatcttccaggaacgcgtctatgtcgtcccgccatctccgtttgggccttccccgttgccgccgaccatcttgtggcaccCACTTCGTGGCTATATTAGCCCATCTCTCAGGGTGCATCCGGTGAACATGTCCGGCCCAATTCCACTTTAGCCTGGCGGTTTGTTTGCCCACATCGGTAATACGCGTTTTGGAGCGTAGTGAAGAGTTCCGGACGCGATCCGTCCTCTTTACTCCAAGAATGCTACGCTCCATAgctctctggcaaaccttcaATTTGGACTTCTGAATCTCAGtcagggaccatgtttgggcaccgtaggttaggatgGGCAGTATACACATGTCGACGAGTTTCCGCTTTAAGGTGATTGGAAGGCTGCCCTTCATTAGATGCTTCATGGACCAGAAGCTCTTCCAGGCGTTCTCGATGCGTCTTTCAATCTCTTTGTTTTGCCTGTTGCTGAACGAGACTATCTGGCCCAAGTAGACAtattcgtcgacatagtgtatgacatGCCCATCTACCTCGATCCTACGCGTCGTGCTATTGGTCATGACCTGAGTCTTTGTCCGATTCATATGAAGTCCAACTTGAAGGCTTGCTGTACTGAGATCTTGAAGCATCAGCTGGAGCTCTGATGCCGATGTTGAAAAAAGGACAATGTCGTCGGCAAATCGGAGATTTGTCAATCTTTTTTCGCCGACAACAATGCCCTTCGTCTGCCACGCAACCGCCAGGCTACGGAATACTTCCTCTAAGgtacttgtaaataatttcgGGGACAGCGGGTCACCCTGTTTGACGCCTTTTTCTATTGGGAAGGATTGACCAGAAGACTGAACCTCTGCCGTGCTGTTGTGAACTACGactaataagaataaataaataattaaatcttcTTTTTTCAGTGTAAGTGGGGAGGTGAATACTACTTGCCTGTCCACCAAAATGCTATAGCTAGCAACAATGTCATGCTAAAATCTTCTCGTATTGGAGACTTCAACTCGTTGTACTGGACAGAAGGTCCTGAAATCGAGAAGAATGGACTCACAGTCAATGTAAGTATAATTAGATACATACcttaataatcatattataatatggaCTAGATATCTTAACAAAAGTAATGGACCACTTATTTATACTTATGACATTTTAGGTCCACTACGCCGGTATTGGCAACACTGACATCAAGAAAGCTAACGGCACTATTCCATTTGAGAAGGATGCTCTCAATTGTTTTGGAATGGACTTTAGTGGAACCACGCCGAGGTTAGTAGGAAAATTCATATGCACATAGTATAAGTAAATAGGACCTTGAGTACGATAATCTAAAACATTGTTGCCATTGTTTTTAGTGGTGAACGCGTGATGGGTTTGGCGGTAGGCGGCGCAGCGAGTACTCAGCTACAAGCACAACCAGAGCTGCTGTGGCCCGTACCAGCGCACTGGACACTCGAGGAAGCTGCCACAGTACCATTTGCCTACTTACATGCATTATACTGTCTCGTAAGTCTACCTATGATGAATTTACACAAAcgatatacatatacataaaccAGCAGATAATAATATTCGGTTTTTTTTCTAGAATTTGAAGAGTAAACTTTTGCCGAGAGACAACATTCTTATCCACGGAGGATGTGGAGCTGTTGGTCAAGCAGCCATCGCCATTGCTTTATCTCTTGGCTGCCAAGTGTTCACCACTGTTAGTGATATCCGTAAAAAACGTTTCCTACTCAAAATGTTCCCTCAACTCAAAGGTAcgtatcaaaaaacaaaaaatctgaaTTCGGCTATAAATACAACTAAgtgcttattttttatattttttattttcagaggAATACATCGGAAATTCTCGTGACGATACCTTTGCGGATATGGTTATGACTGCAACAAAAGGAGAGGGTTGCAGTGTTGTTATAAGCTCTCTTAAACCAGAGCTAAAACTCGTAAGTATTCCTTGTCATTCCTACTTCaacttgaatataaaatactataataatttcgTACGCAAAACTCATATTGTCTTTTTCCAGGCTGCTATTAAATGCGTAGCTTCTTGTGGACATCTTCTCGATTTGACTCAAATCCACGGTAAAGATTTATACTCATACGGAATGAATTATCTCAAAGGAGAAAGAGCTTACATCACCGCTGATAtgtcttcaatatttaaaaaggaaaatataaacgAATTAAGGGTGAGTAAcaaactgaaattaaaatagtctTATCGATTTTGTGGTATGATTTGTATTCttatttgtgttaaattttGTAGCAAATACACGCCATGTTGAGCGATGGCATCGTTCGTGGCTATGTTCGTCCCCTGTCTCGTGTCACATATGAACCAAAAGACACGACTCGTGCCTTCAGAATGTTGGCTGAGAGCAGACACCGCGGACGTGTGCTACTGCAAATCAAAAACAGTACACCAACAGCGCAAAAAATAaggtaaatacaaaataatagagaaATCCTTCCGCGATTAGAAGTTaaggaaaattttattaattcgaGACGAAAATAGTTAGAACTGGGTATATtaactgattattttatttgcagagTGACTTGTGATCCGGAACTTAGTCAGCTAATTCTGTGTGATGAAGAGAAATTCGGAATTAAACTCGCCGACAGGCTCGTGGAACGTGGTGCTAAGAAACTACACATTCTTTACAAAGCTTACGCGACTGCTGAATTCCAATTTAAATTACGGTAAGGAacggaagaaaaatattaacgcTTTTGAAATGAATCTCTTACtttttttcattatgttttctttgaagTTACGTATctaattgttaaaaaatgttttcaaacagaTGTTTTTATATTCAGTTTCTAATTTTCTCAATACTATTGTTCTTCCAGGTCTTGGCAGCGTAACGGTATCCAAGTACAAGTATCCTCTGATAATTTGAATACTGAGAAAGACGTCAGGAAGCTGATAAACGATGCCAAACGTCTTGGATCATTGCAAGGCGTATACGCTGTTGTTGGCGCTGAACAAAACGTACATGAATCTGTGTTCACCGCCTTGGATTCAACCACTAGAACACTATGCCCTAGTCTAAGGTAcaaatcataattcattatacTCTTTAGAATAATAGGGTAGATGCCTACCAGtaaaatcagctactctttatgaaatatcaaaaacatatttgagtatagaaatacgacatagtgacgacactatgtcatattttcgttggtatcaaatgagtgtctaatgaaatgtttcagtctgtaataattactatttcagcagtctgagcattttagatgaaccttttacgagtacattATTCTGCCGTCATATTAATGCCTAACTATCATTACAACCTATATCGAACATATCTTCTGTAAATCCGTTCTTTAACAACATTGTGATCTTTCAGATACTTTGCTGTGATAAACATGAACAAAAACACATGTGGACACGCCACATGCGTTTCTCGGGAGCGAAGCAAGCTACCCGCTACGATGATATCTCTACCCCAATTCGGAAATGTAAGTATTCACATCaatttatctaattttatttggaTTTCATACCCAAACAATCTATTAAAGACCATACACTATATTGCTATACGGAACAAGCAGTTAGAGCGGAGTGCAAGTGGACGCAAGTACCTAGTTGAGAGTTCAAATCCTACACTAGTCACTAGTACTAGTAATTTAGAAGTGTTGTTTCGAAAGGAATGCAAGTCCCATAACTTTTACCGTGGTGGGCTCATAGCAAGCCCTTGCTAAGCAGTGGAAAATAGGACTATTAAATAGAGTGTTCTTTACTTTAAACGTATTGTTACAGGGAACTGACATGAGTTGGCGTGACGCACTGGACGCGACGGAACAAGCGCTGCGCGTCTCGAAGCCTGTGTTGACTACGCGCCCTGTACCTCAACAGAAACCTAGTTTGTTGGAGCAGATTGCATCAATTGCTGGTAATTATAAAACGatcattttaaaacagaatTCTTTCGATACGCTACTTCTACATAGAAGGTCGAATACCTAAATACGGTGCTTGCTGTGACAAGTTTGAAGATCTCAAATGGCAAaaatattgctacaacagtTGACTTTTTTCTGTTATACTTGTTATATTAACTATTATATGTTTCCAGGAATCACTATCACAGAAGACACGCCAAAGACAGCAACATTGGAGGAGCTCGGAGTTCAGGAAGACAAGTTGAAGGCTATCGGCACCTTCCTACGATTCATATACAACGTCACCTTCACAGAAGTACTGCTCCCACAGACCACACTTCAAACGTAAGATATTAAGGCCTTCGTTCTTTAGAATATATGAATAAGCTTGGTAAAAATTAACTGcaataattaacaaatttaCCTGCGACACTGGCTTTCAGCCGTACCTTCACTCACATTCTCAAACGATCTAACTTCTATTGTGAGAAAAAGATGAGTGTACATTTAATGTCTGTATAGTGCATAGTGTTTTCTAACGGTGGATCATTGGTTGCCTTAGTTTATCGTCCTACAGTTTCACAATAACTGGATAGATTGACtagcaattattttgtaatgtttttctttaatgtttCTCACTTCAATGTTTATGTGTACAGGCTAATACGATTGGAGGAAACCGACTTTTCTTTCGAAGAAATCAAGGGCTTGAAGACATTCTACTCGTATGTGGATTCAGATGAGCTTATGGCTACTACAGAAATTGTGTTCTTACCTACTGTCACCACTGGCGCACACATGGTATGTATTTCAACATTCGATTACCGAtctataataacttttaaatagatTCAATTAAAAAGTCATAGTTGAGAATCTTCAGAAGCTAATTTGCTAATTTTTTTTAGCGTGACGATGAGTTTGACGCAAGCCAGCCCTACTTGAGCATAGTGCCGGGTATGGAGGGTCATCATGAACGCTTCCGTGTGTTGTGTGAACGTCTCAAGCTGCCGGCGCTGGTGCTGCAGCCAGGACTTGATCATCCACAAGAGACAGTGCGGGACACTGCTGAAAGATTTGCTGAGGTACGTAACATCTCCGTGgtcttttaattaatatttaattattataagggtacaatttaaattaaattgaattaataatgctaatatttgtaacatttttacagtTCTTAATGACGAAGACAGCCGTGAAAGATAACTTCTACTTGTTGGGTTACGAAAGTGGTGTCTTAGTAGCCTTAGAAATTGCAAGCATTTTAGAGGATTATGGTAAGGATAAGAATactattaacaatttaatatttttgttaacttcAATGAATAGTTACAAGTTACAAGTTATGCTTCATTATGTACAACAATTAACTAGATATTGATTCTCTTTTTATCACAGGGCTAGCTGGCACAGTCTTCTGCATTGGCCATGCCCCCGATGAGCTCAAGAGAGTAGTGGAAGATACACTGTCGGAATACAAAACTGAAGAGGAGCTACAAGACGGTGTCGTGCGTCACATGTTCCAGTTGATGGGAGGTGCAGACTTGGTGGGACTGGACAAAGCCCTGCAGAAAGCTAACACGTGGCAACAGAAGGTTGAAGGATGTATGCAGTTCTTGAGAGGCAACGTGACTCACTCAGTGCAGTACGCGAGAGCACTCATAGAGTCAGCGCTGATGCGCATCAAACAAGCCCAGAAGCACAACGCTGCAGCGCGGCCGCTGCGCTCGCGCATTGTGCTGCTGCGTGCTGCGACAGAACACACAAGTGACGTCACGTCTCTGCAGCAACACTCACAACAGCCGGTCACCGTGCACCAACTGAGCGCTCCCCTGGCGCACGCCGCCGACGACACGCGCTGCGCAGCCATCGTCAACGCAGCATTAGACCCTGAAATCTTGACAGCATTTGAGAAGAGGAATCTCTGTGAAGCTTATCTTCTCAATCCTAACAGTTTCATGTCTGTACAAAATGAGAATGAATagttattttgctttttaattaagctatttattataataaattatttctaaaatctacctatttattttatttgaatgacaATTTACAATCTCCTTGTAAAAGAGTTCTGGTTTAAAGAATAACGGATTGGAAATAATCATTTTGTATAGGAAAAATCCCACTGACTCCCAACATATTTTGCAGACCGACGCAAAGGGGCATAAATAGAGCAAAAATAACTGAACTATtaaaagtcaatatttttaataactatgcTCAATAGTCCCAACTATATTTAAATACCGCTTTGCtcaaaaactttataaatattgttctttAAAATCCACTCCTCGTCACTACCACTCGCTATAGCTTTAAatgtaagattgtttttattacattcacTAGACTGATGTAGCGTATTGTTACCATGAAAGAAAGCATC
The DNA window shown above is from Anticarsia gemmatalis isolate Benzon Research Colony breed Stoneville strain chromosome 20, ilAntGemm2 primary, whole genome shotgun sequence and carries:
- the LOC142981681 gene encoding fatty acid synthase-like, which gives rise to MAPTPQEHAVTQQEVLAPVVDGNRIVISGMSGLYPQSHHVKQLSEMLYNKVNPIGEDSKRWKYNHPEVAQHTGMIPELERFDAQFFKVHYRLGNSMDPMSRKILEQAYNAIYDAGVSPEHLSGKKIGVFIGSCFSEAEKACFYDAGSRSGFGITGCCKAMFANRISYWLNAKGPSMSIDEACCSSAAALEQAYLSMSRGDCEGAIVGGSYLCLHPQSSVHYGRIMKQAMDGKTRSFDQNADGTVKSEAINVLFLQKANDAKRIYADLLHAKTEFIGIPRDETGPKYGFLRNPDAVVNFLKTFYEEARVPPHAVEYVEAFGSAVPEADKAELDAFDKVFCKEKDDTLLVGTITSNIGYGEAASGISGITKVLLGYHTGQLAANLHCEQPRQDVKALRDGRMKIITEHQPFGRTYAAVNGMSVTGVNSHVLLHGHYKPKDLLRYKSNIAHLVTISARQDTVVKNVIDNLKSRPIDPEELALLHNIHQTKISGHLGRGYVILDTKEEKTVGLAEKAEYFDDARRPLWFVYSGMGSQWAGMGAQLMRIPIFAAAIERCRRALEPKGIDIVHIITTDDDKIFDNILHSFVGIAAVQIGLTDILRELGLVPDGIIGHSVGELGCAYADGCLTAEEMILSAYSRGLVSLQTPFIRGSMAAVGVGYDKISKIIPPEIEVACHNGPESSTISGPADVMKTFVAELTAKGIFAKEVPCSNIAYHSRYIADAGPGLLKYLKDVIKTPRQRSERWVSTSVPKDRWTEDLAQYSSAEYHTNNLLCPVLFEETLPNVPSNAVLVEVAPHGLLQAILKRSLPEDCRNIALTRRKHADNTFLLLDAIGKLYMEGYNPKVDVLYPKVEMPVSTGTPLLSHLSEWAHTEKWAMPLYRTAARKIAPVCNFKISLHDLENEYLRGNIIREKTVYPFAAALVAVWDTLAMLINVPKKELSVEFHDVQLNVQPALHEQSQLRLSVTVQRGTGKFEVLDDNIKIATGTITSSKCSDVTKHENENNETPKDMNLSSSEIYALLKDRDYSYSGEFQSIEQANSSLNEANLVWRNNWVTLIDGMMQLNVLRQSHDTVSNPTHIRRICINVDKHTETVGALPKGASTLKAEINETYDFTRCGGIMIEDIRFQNLPALANNKMELQSLQFIQNGQTNLDVATSLLVFLQIVAENINKQVLKIVGITNCSTEGSVFDLIKNIDTNAFGVNIQYEQVNQQSSMKNRDLINEADAVLINNLSTDEHVCQQLHNVLKPNVFIISEEDKMFGNRTRPSSLYRVLSTLSGDRSSQSRLQLIRWRPTPSAPVGTAVTVRSPTDYALLSSARANLPSTHRLLVFSSYPAPTGLKNLIQSWRNEADRNMVQLVMVNNEGGNLFVDELPEIDLAFSVVDQCKWGGEYYLPVHQNAIASNNVMLKSSRIGDFNSLYWTEGPEIEKNGLTVNVHYAGIGNTDIKKANGTIPFEKDALNCFGMDFSGTTPSGERVMGLAVGGAASTQLQAQPELLWPVPAHWTLEEAATVPFAYLHALYCLNLKSKLLPRDNILIHGGCGAVGQAAIAIALSLGCQVFTTVSDIRKKRFLLKMFPQLKEEYIGNSRDDTFADMVMTATKGEGCSVVISSLKPELKLAAIKCVASCGHLLDLTQIHGKDLYSYGMNYLKGERAYITADMSSIFKKENINELRQIHAMLSDGIVRGYVRPLSRVTYEPKDTTRAFRMLAESRHRGRVLLQIKNSTPTAQKIRVTCDPELSQLILCDEEKFGIKLADRLVERGAKKLHILYKAYATAEFQFKLRSWQRNGIQVQVSSDNLNTEKDVRKLINDAKRLGSLQGVYAVVGAEQNVHESVFTALDSTTRTLCPSLRYFAVINMNKNTCGHATCVSRERSKLPATMISLPQFGNGTDMSWRDALDATEQALRVSKPVLTTRPVPQQKPSLLEQIASIAGITITEDTPKTATLEELGVQEDKLKAIGTFLRFIYNVTFTEVLLPQTTLQTLIRLEETDFSFEEIKGLKTFYSYVDSDELMATTEIVFLPTVTTGAHMRDDEFDASQPYLSIVPGMEGHHERFRVLCERLKLPALVLQPGLDHPQETVRDTAERFAEFLMTKTAVKDNFYLLGYESGVLVALEIASILEDYGLAGTVFCIGHAPDELKRVVEDTLSEYKTEEELQDGVVRHMFQLMGGADLVGLDKALQKANTWQQKVEGCMQFLRGNVTHSVQYARALIESALMRIKQAQKHNAAARPLRSRIVLLRAATEHTSDVTSLQQHSQQPVTVHQLSAPLAHAADDTRCAAIVNAALDPEILTAFEKRNLCEAYLLNPNSFMSVQNENE